A region of Periophthalmus magnuspinnatus isolate fPerMag1 chromosome 13, fPerMag1.2.pri, whole genome shotgun sequence DNA encodes the following proteins:
- the serp1 gene encoding stress-associated endoplasmic reticulum protein 1: MVAKQRIRMANEKHSKNITQRGNVTKSTRSLEDKGVGPWLLALFIFVVCGSAIFQIIQSIRMGM, from the exons ATGGTGGCCAAACAGAGGATCCGGATGGCGAACGAGAAGCACAGCAAGAACATCACACAGCGCGGGAACGTGACCAAGTCCACG AGGAGTCTGGAGGACAAAGGCGTGGGCCCGTGGCTGTTGGCGCTCTTCATCTTCGTCGTCTGTGGAtcag CCATTTTCCAGATTATCCAGAGCATCAGGATGGGCATGTAA
- the mmp23bb gene encoding matrix metallopeptidase 23bb → MATPPLLLLVAMTIPAQVLSSGALQRIRRYVINPLGHKWDHHNLTYRIVAFPRTLNQDDTRKALSLAFTKWSDVSPLSFTEVWEGHADITIGFYTFNHTDCWAAPLHPCFDGLNGELAHAFLPPRGEIHFDNHEFWILGKSRFSWRQGVWLNDLVQVAAHEIGHALGLWHSRDPESLMHPNATYTGQRSVGRDDVWGIRRLYGCHDKKRVCDPWARLGFCERRKSFMKKNCPLRCDLCYEPESESTPTPVTPNLKVKTVPRGKVVGFRCGTKNLRNLPKISWYKDGEQILASVPGHIVMKGRELRIVANEFNEGTYTCRVHRHGNTVTASSWYIRVKNQD, encoded by the exons ATGGCCACgcctcctctgctgctgctggttgCCATGACGATCCCAGCTCAG GTGCTGAGTTCAGGAGCGCTCCAAAGAATCCGACGCTACGTCATCAACCCCCTGGGACACAAGTGGGACCACCACAACCTCACCtacag gaTCGTGGCGTTCCCTCGGACTCTGAACCAGGATGACACTCGTAAAGCTCTGAGTTTGGCCTTCACCAAATGGAGCGACGTTTCACCGCTGAGCTTCACCGAGGTGTGGGAGGGGCATGCTGACATCACCATAG GCTTTTACACGTTTAACCACACAGACTGCTGGGCGGCGCCGTTGCACCCGTGTTTCGACGGTCTAAACGGCGAGCTGGCTCACGCCTTCCTGCCGCCGCGAGGAGAGATCCACTTTGACAACCACGAGTTCTGGATCCTTGGCAAGTCCCGCTTCAGCTGGAGACAAG GGGTCTGGTTGAATGACCTGGTGCAGGTGGCGGCTCATGAGATCGGACACGCTCTGGGTCTGTGGCACTCACGTGACCCGGAATCCTTGATGCACCCGAACGCCACGTACACGGGTCAGAGGAGCGTGGGGCGGGACGACGTCTGGGGGATCCGCCGCCTCTATG GTTGTCATGATAAGAAGCGTGTGTGTGACCCGTGGGCTCGTCTGGGATTCTGTGAACGACGCAAATCCTTCATGAAAAAGAACTGCCCCCTGCGCTGTGACCTGTGCTACG AGCCGGAGTCCGAGTCCACCCCGACCCCCGTGACCCCAAACCTAAAGGTGAAGACGGTCCCCAGAGGAAAAGTGGTCGGCTTCAGATGTGGAACCAAGAACCTGAGGAACCTCCCCAAGATcag CTGGTATAAGGACGGGGAGCAGATCCTGGCTTCAGTTCCAGGGCATATCGTGATGAAAGGTCGTGAACTCAGGATTGTCGCCAACGAGTTCAATGAAGGAACCTACACCTGCCGAGTGCATCGCCACGGCAACACCGTCACCGCCTCCTCCTGGTACATCCGGGtcaagaaccaggactag